In the Malus domestica chromosome 16, GDT2T_hap1 genome, one interval contains:
- the LOC103416877 gene encoding acylamino-acid-releasing enzyme-like, whose product MNGISPGYKIPSSSFYLISPSHLLTPRTSSRRPFRYFLSTKRLSTLLAMGSSKDGPVKEMPLGVDATTEEEYASQSRLLQDFTSISSIDKAWIFKSDSGIGSQAMFSISQPNLLANKRKKFILSSHISRESNNSVNFQWSPFPVEMTGVSVFVPSPSGAKLFVVRNPENESPCQFEIWGQGQLEKEFHIPQSVHGSVYADGWFQGISWNADETLIAYVAEEPAPSKPTFTGQGYKKSSSTDKDFGNWKGQGDWKEEWGETYAGKRQPALFVININSGEAQAVKGSEKSLSVGQVVWAPPVKGSHQSLVFVGWSEGIRKLGIKYCFNRPCALYVVKAPNFESEANGSELKASSTEDLPAVKLTQSISSAFYPRFCPDGKFLLFLSARSSVDSGAHSATDSLHRIDWPVDGVLSSSAKIVDVIPVVMCAEDGCFPGLYWSSILSNPWLSDGCTMIISSIWGSCQVILSVNVLSGEVSRISSADSNSWDVLTLDGDNIIAVSSSPVDVPHINYGYLVDKESTSTAWSWLNVSSPPSECSEKVKSLLSSLQFSILKVPVRDVSGSVTKGAAKPIEAIFVSSKTKRNDSFDPLIVILHGGPHSVSLSSYSKSLAFLSSIGFSLLLVNYRGSLGFGEEALQSLLGKIGSQDVDDVLVAIDHVIDKGLASASKIAVLGGSHGGFLTTHLIGQAPDKFVVAATRNPACNLALMIGTTDIPDWCYVEAYGSEGRNNYTEAPSAEHLTLFHSKSPISHVSKVKTPTLFLLGAQDLRVPVSTGLQYARALKEKGVPVKVIVFPQDTHGIERPQSDFESFLNIGVWFKKYLP is encoded by the exons TAAAAGATTGTCAACGCTTTTAGCCATGGGTAGTTCTAAAGATGGTCCAGTGAAGGAGATGCCTCTGGGGGTAGATGCAACAACTGAGGAAGAATATGCATCACAGTCTAGGTTACTTCAAGACTTCACTAGTATTTccagcattgacaaggcatggATTTTTAAATCTGATAGCG GAATTGGGTCTCAGGCAATGTTTTCAATTAGTCAACCGAATCTTTTGGCAAACAAGAGGAAGAAATTCATTCTATCCTCTCATATTTCAAGAGAAAGTAACAATTCTGTAAACTTCCAATGGTCCCCGTTCCCGGTTGAGATGACAGGAGTATCTGTATTTGTTCCATCCCCGTCCGGTGCAAAGCTTTTTGTGGTTCGGAATCCTGAGAACGAATCTCCCTGCCAATTTGAAATTTGGGGCCAAGGTCAATTGGAGAAAGAATTCCACATTCCCCAATCTGTTCATGGTTCAGTTTATGCTGATGGATG GTTTCAGGGAATTTCTTGGAACGCTGATGAAACTCTCATTGCTTATGTTGCTGAGGAACCAGCTCCCTCCAAGCCCACATTTACAGGTCAGGGCTACAAGAAAAGTAGTTCCACGGATAAGGACTTTGGTAACTGGAAAGGTCAAGGGGATTGGAAGGAAGAATGGGGGGAAACCTATGCTGGAAAAAGACAGCCTGCACTTTTTGTCATCAATATTAACAG CGGAGAGGCACAAGCTGTCAAAGGAAGTGAAAAGTCTTTGAGTGTTGGTCAGGTTGTATGGGCGCCACCAGTTAAAGGCTCGCatcaatctttggtttttgttGGGTGGTCAGAAGGTATCAGAAAGCTTGGTATCAAGTACTGCTTTAACAGGCCCTGTGCATTGTATGTGGTCAAGGCACCAAATTTTGAATCAGAAGCAAATGGATCTGAACTCAA AGCTAGTTCAACTGAAGATCTTCCTGCTGTAAAGCTGACTCAAAGCATAAGTAGTGCTTTCTATCCACGGTTCTG CCCAGATGGaaaattccttttgtttttatcGGCTAGAAGTTCTGTGGATTCTGGGGCACATTCTGCAACAGATTCTCTTCACAGAATAGACTGGCCAGTGGATGGAGTGCTATCCTCATCTGCAAAAATTGTTGATGTG ATTCCTGTTGTTATGTGTGCTGAGGATGGTTGCTTCCCTGGGCTTTACTGGTCAAGTATCCTTAGTAATCCATGGCTTTCTGATGGATGCACAATGATCATATCTTCTATCTGGGGTAGCTGTCAAGTGATACTTTCTGTAAATGTTTTGAG TGGGGAAGTATCACGTATCAGCTCTGCTGATTCAAATTCATGGGATGTTCTTACACTGGATGGGGACAATATCATTGCTG tgTCTAGCAGTCCAGTAGATGTACCTCATATCAATTACGGTTACCTTGTTGATAAAGAAAGTACAAGTACCGCATGGAGTTGGTTAAATGTATCAAGCCCCCCAAGTGAATGCTCTGAGAAG GTTAAATCTTTGCTCTCCTCTCTGCAATTCAGTATACTGAAGGTTCCTGTCAGGGATGTTTCTGGTAGCGTAACAAAAG GTGCTGCCAAACCAATTGAAGCCATATTTGTGTCTTCCAAAACTAAAAGAAATGATTCGTTTGACCCATTAATTGTAATCCTCCACGGAGGCCCGCACTCTGTTTCATTGTCAAGCTATTCAAagtccttagcatttctctcttCAATTGGGTTCAGTTTGTTACTTGTAAATTATAG AGGTTCGCTGGGTTTTGGTGAAGAAGCACTTCAGTCCCTTCTAGGGAAAATAGGGTCCCAG GACGTGGATGATGTGCTGGTGGCTATCGATCACGTCATTGACAAGGGGCTTGCCAGTGCATCAAAAATTGCAGTTCTTGGTGGTTCTCATGGCGGCTTTCTGACAACTCACTTGATTGGCCAG GCACCAGATAAGTTTGTTGTGGCAGCAACGAGGAACCCCGCCTGTAATCTCGCATTAATGATCGGTACGACAGACATCCCAGATTGGTGCTATGTGGAGGCCTATGGAAGTGAGGGTAGAAATAACTACACAGAAGCACCTTCTGCTGAGCATCTGACTCTCTTTCACAGCAAATCTCCTATTTCACACGTCTCAAAG GTCAAAACACCCaccctttttcttttgggtgCTCAGGATCTTCGTGTTCCAGTTTCTACTGGACTTCAA TATGCTCGGGCGCTTAAGGAAAAAGGAGTTCCTGTCAAAGTCATTGTGTTTCCACAGGATACTCATGGAATTGAGAG GCCACAATCGGACTTTGAGAGCTTTCTTAACATTGGTGTCTGGTTCAAGAAGTATTTACCGTAA